The genomic region CTGCGCAAGCGCTGATCTGAGCTGCTGTTGTTCTTTCCTGCGACTTGTGAGGCTTGTTCCTACATTCGAAACAGTCAGGACGCTGTAATTTTCGGAAATGCCAGCAGGACGACGCCTACAGCGAAGTCCTGCTGTTTTCGTTTTCGAGGTCAAGACAAGGGGTTTGTAATGGCGGCTGAAGATGCGCAACTGCTGGAACGCTTGCTGGCAGGTGAGCAAAAGGCCTTCAAAGAGTTGGTCAGCAGTTATCAGAGCGCCATGCGTGCGGTCGCCTACGCTATTGTGGGCAACCGACATGCCGACGAAGTCGTTCAGGATGCCTGGCTGTCCGTCGTGCGCAACCTGAGCGGGTTTGAGGGGCGCTCAAGCCTCAAGACCTGGCTGCTGACCATCACTGCCAACTCGGCGAAGAGCCGCTACAAGCAAAACCGCCGGGAAGTGTTGCTCGATGACCTGCCGTCGCCTCACGGCACGATCGATGACGATCGTTTTTCATCGAGCGATGGTCATTGGCTGGTGGCGCCGTTCGCCTGGCATCAGGACACGCCAGAGGCGTTGTTGACCGAAAACGAGCTGCGCGAATGCCTGGAGCACACGCTGCTCAGTCTGTCGGAACTGCAAAGCAGTGTTTTGCTGTTGCGCGAGCGACAGGGGCTGGAGTTGGAGGAGATCTGTAATCTTCTGGAAAT from Pseudomonas sp. GGS8 harbors:
- a CDS encoding RNA polymerase sigma factor; the protein is MAAEDAQLLERLLAGEQKAFKELVSSYQSAMRAVAYAIVGNRHADEVVQDAWLSVVRNLSGFEGRSSLKTWLLTITANSAKSRYKQNRREVLLDDLPSPHGTIDDDRFSSSDGHWLVAPFAWHQDTPEALLTENELRECLEHTLLSLSELQSSVLLLRERQGLELEEICNLLEISLSNVRVLLHRARLKVFATVEHFEETGEC